One stretch of Schlesneria sp. DSM 10557 DNA includes these proteins:
- a CDS encoding Nramp family divalent metal transporter, with the protein MIEDVEYDPYALPADAIQEPPQSLLTALRKIGPGIILAGTIVGSGELLLTTSLGAKHGFVFLWLILFSCVIKVFVQTELGRYAISSGKPTLGAVNELGGPRLGANWICWWWFVMMSTTVFQLGAMTGTVGQSLHLAFPGLSEQLVSLFDTSFPALGRIVSERPDYPWAILTCLTAILLLWSGSYQRIESVTTFLVVGLTLVTVTAAMALPATRFPIPWNDVAKGLTFGLPAEGIAVAFGVFGITGVGAAELFYYPYWCLEKGYARYAGRSDESPEWVSRARGWIRVMYLDAWVSMIVFTISTVAFYFMGATVLHSQGLAPQGKDMILTLSRMFVDSFGTWTQVAFLIGAGAVLFKTLYLSSAGNARLVADLMSLAGIARYRQPHERARAIHWFSLLIPVIALGLFLTFKEPKWMVVVGGFGQALTLPIITASTIYFRYRKLDRRLTPPLLLDICLWIAFVSITLVAGYAMRDQIIKFAFTPSVIGGK; encoded by the coding sequence ATGATTGAAGACGTCGAGTATGATCCGTATGCGCTTCCGGCAGACGCGATTCAGGAACCGCCACAGTCTTTGCTGACGGCGCTGCGTAAGATCGGTCCGGGGATCATCCTCGCGGGAACGATTGTCGGGTCCGGAGAACTGTTGCTGACAACTTCTCTCGGTGCAAAACACGGATTCGTCTTCCTGTGGCTGATCCTGTTCAGTTGCGTCATCAAGGTCTTTGTTCAGACAGAGCTGGGTCGTTACGCCATTTCCTCTGGAAAACCGACCCTCGGGGCAGTCAATGAACTGGGCGGACCTCGTCTGGGAGCAAACTGGATCTGCTGGTGGTGGTTCGTGATGATGTCCACGACTGTGTTTCAGCTTGGTGCCATGACGGGCACCGTGGGCCAGTCCCTGCACCTCGCATTCCCCGGCCTCAGCGAACAACTCGTCAGCCTGTTCGATACTTCGTTCCCGGCACTGGGCAGGATCGTCAGCGAACGCCCTGATTATCCCTGGGCCATCCTGACCTGTCTAACAGCGATTCTGCTGCTCTGGAGCGGCAGCTATCAGAGAATCGAGTCCGTGACGACATTTCTGGTTGTGGGACTGACTCTGGTCACCGTGACGGCTGCGATGGCCCTCCCGGCGACTCGGTTCCCCATCCCCTGGAACGACGTCGCCAAGGGGTTGACGTTCGGTCTTCCCGCAGAAGGGATAGCAGTCGCGTTCGGAGTTTTTGGAATCACCGGAGTGGGCGCAGCAGAGCTGTTCTATTACCCCTACTGGTGCCTCGAGAAAGGCTATGCGAGATATGCCGGCCGGTCTGACGAGAGTCCGGAATGGGTGAGCCGGGCTCGCGGCTGGATCCGCGTCATGTATCTGGATGCCTGGGTCAGCATGATCGTCTTTACCATTTCGACCGTCGCCTTTTATTTCATGGGAGCGACAGTCCTTCACAGCCAGGGCTTGGCCCCACAGGGTAAAGATATGATCCTGACCCTGTCGAGAATGTTTGTCGATTCCTTCGGGACGTGGACTCAGGTTGCGTTTCTGATTGGAGCGGGTGCTGTGTTGTTTAAGACGCTTTACCTGTCATCCGCCGGAAATGCACGCCTGGTGGCAGATCTCATGAGTCTGGCCGGTATCGCCCGTTATCGACAACCGCACGAACGCGCTCGCGCGATCCACTGGTTCTCGCTGCTGATTCCCGTCATTGCCCTCGGTCTTTTCCTGACATTCAAAGAGCCGAAGTGGATGGTGGTGGTGGGGGGCTTTGGACAGGCACTGACATTGCCGATTATCACCGCGTCGACAATTTATTTCCGTTACCGAAAGCTCGACCGGCGTCTGACACCTCCGCTGCTCCTCGACATCTGTCTGTGGATCGCGTTTGTTTCCATTACCCTGGTTGCCGGGTACGCGATGAGAGATCAGATCATCAAATTCGCATTCACTCCGTCGGTCATTGGCGGGAAATAG
- a CDS encoding DUF1501 domain-containing protein, protein MRQPPPLILPRRKALQIGGLGMLGLTMPRMIRAAEEPAVRPGRAKSVIFLYQFGGPSHLDTFDPKPLAPAGVRSHYGVIDTATPGIQICDQLPKTAAVMDEITVIRTVYHTMKNHNPAAYYALTGHAPPVDDIRLRDSQDLFPAYGSVVDRLSPNTNGMPTFVAFPHVMRDGEITPGQHASFLGKGHDPLLITSDPNDRRFALPELSLPNGLDAQRLQDRRQIQQLVNRQIRELEQNPAARGLDAYYEKTMGMLNSSKVRDAFNLDAEPQSIREKYGRTTYGQSCLLARRLVEAGVKFVNVYFANSIGGRRNDGGWDTHGFDNTRMYPILKDYLLPMTDQTLPTLITDLKERGLLESTLIVWMGEFGRTPRINDNISRDHWPQCYSVLLAGGGAKRGLVHGVSDKQAAYPDKDPVQLDDLMATVFELLGIDPQTEVRDKLNRPLPVSAGRVVTNVIA, encoded by the coding sequence ATGAGACAACCACCCCCACTCATTCTTCCCCGCAGGAAGGCATTGCAGATTGGCGGACTTGGAATGCTAGGTCTGACGATGCCTCGCATGATCCGGGCTGCAGAAGAACCCGCTGTCCGACCGGGCCGTGCAAAATCCGTAATCTTCCTGTACCAGTTTGGGGGGCCCAGTCACCTCGACACGTTCGATCCCAAGCCCCTGGCACCTGCCGGAGTTCGCAGCCATTATGGGGTTATTGACACGGCTACCCCCGGAATTCAAATCTGCGATCAACTGCCAAAGACTGCAGCGGTCATGGACGAGATCACCGTGATTCGGACCGTGTATCACACAATGAAGAATCACAATCCTGCCGCCTACTACGCACTGACCGGCCACGCTCCCCCCGTCGACGACATCCGGCTGCGCGACTCACAGGATTTGTTTCCTGCATACGGTTCGGTCGTCGATCGGCTTTCCCCCAACACCAACGGCATGCCCACGTTCGTCGCCTTTCCGCACGTGATGCGCGACGGTGAAATTACACCGGGTCAGCACGCCAGCTTTCTCGGAAAAGGCCATGATCCGTTGCTGATCACGTCCGATCCCAACGATCGCCGGTTCGCTCTCCCGGAACTCAGTTTGCCCAATGGACTTGATGCTCAGCGGTTGCAGGACAGGCGTCAGATCCAGCAACTGGTCAATCGGCAGATTCGTGAGCTCGAACAGAACCCGGCCGCACGCGGGCTTGATGCCTACTACGAAAAAACGATGGGAATGCTGAATTCGTCCAAGGTCCGGGATGCGTTCAACCTCGACGCCGAACCTCAGTCCATCCGGGAAAAGTATGGACGAACGACGTATGGGCAAAGCTGTCTGCTCGCCCGTCGCCTCGTCGAAGCGGGTGTCAAATTTGTGAACGTCTACTTTGCGAATAGCATCGGTGGTCGTCGCAATGACGGGGGCTGGGACACCCACGGCTTCGATAATACCCGCATGTATCCCATCCTCAAGGATTACCTGCTTCCGATGACGGACCAGACGCTTCCGACCCTAATCACGGATCTGAAGGAACGCGGACTGCTGGAAAGCACGCTGATCGTCTGGATGGGCGAATTTGGTCGCACTCCGCGGATCAACGACAATATCAGTCGCGACCACTGGCCGCAGTGCTACTCGGTCTTGCTGGCCGGTGGTGGTGCCAAACGGGGATTGGTCCACGGCGTATCCGACAAGCAGGCTGCCTATCCGGACAAGGACCCCGTCCAGCTCGACGATCTCATGGCGACCGTGTTTGAACTTTTGGGAATTGATCCTCAAACAGAAGTGCGCGACAAGCTCAATCGGCCGCTCCCGGTCTCCGCAGGTCGTGTTGTGACAAATGTGATCGCTTAG
- a CDS encoding DUF1549 domain-containing protein, whose amino-acid sequence MKKRFTLRLLALMGFCCYAASTGAAEVSFRNDVMAVLSKAGCNLGTCHGNARGKGGFQISLRGQDPDADFEVLTRELFGRRVNSLDPDQSLMLLKPTMQMAHEGGKRFSTESQEYQILRNWIAAGMPRDTRQTPQLLRLRVLPESVFLPEQRTSSSPGWQQQIEVIAEFSDGSAKDVSSLAVYELSQPIADVSREGLVTGHAAGEVTVIVRYLDLQSIVRIAFLPDRPDFVWTGPDPANFIDVQVFDKLKQLKISPSPVCDDATFIRRVTLDLLGIPPTAQEAQRFVDNTTENKRAVLIDSLLERPEFSDWWALKWSDLLRIEEKTLDRKGVENFYSWLRESFATHKPLDQLVREIVAAQGSTYEVPPANFYRALRTPFERSEAVGQLFLGVRLQCSKCHNHPFDQWTQDDYYSWGSVFSRVNYKILENRRRDSNDQHEFDGEQIVYLSEKGEAKDPRTNRSRDAKFLGSREQLPAADHPLLHLSQWLTDQQHERFVQMLANRTWQQVMGRGIVDPIDDFRATNPPSNPALLKAISEYLVSGKTPGSESNPGGAIPSSDLTAQIPAFDLRRLLRAILNSRTYQLSSTINETNRDDESNFSRAYVHRYSAEQLLDATSLMLQVPLEFSGYPPGRRAGQIPGINAMKTRENGLTEADRFLRLFGRPPRLQSCDCERSDESTLGQTFQLVSGSLVNRMLTAKSNRLSNLSGENNRPEQVITELYWSALTRPPTEEELAGITQFLNQSENKRTALEDIVWGLLNSHEFLLRR is encoded by the coding sequence GTGAAAAAGCGATTCACACTGCGCCTGCTCGCTTTGATGGGGTTCTGCTGTTATGCCGCTTCGACCGGTGCGGCAGAAGTCTCGTTTCGCAATGATGTCATGGCCGTTCTTTCCAAGGCAGGCTGTAATCTCGGGACGTGTCACGGCAACGCTCGTGGCAAGGGGGGATTCCAGATTTCCTTGCGGGGTCAGGACCCCGATGCCGACTTCGAGGTTCTTACGCGGGAACTCTTCGGCCGTCGCGTGAATTCCCTCGATCCCGATCAAAGCCTCATGCTGCTCAAACCGACCATGCAGATGGCTCACGAGGGAGGGAAACGGTTTTCGACAGAGTCGCAGGAATACCAGATCCTGCGAAACTGGATTGCGGCGGGGATGCCGCGAGACACCCGTCAAACGCCACAGTTACTGCGACTTCGCGTCCTCCCCGAATCGGTCTTTCTTCCCGAACAACGAACGTCCTCATCGCCGGGCTGGCAGCAGCAGATTGAAGTCATCGCCGAATTTTCTGACGGATCAGCAAAGGATGTTTCGTCACTTGCCGTCTATGAACTGTCGCAGCCGATTGCTGATGTCTCACGAGAGGGGCTGGTCACAGGTCACGCTGCAGGTGAAGTCACCGTCATCGTTCGGTATCTGGATCTTCAGTCGATCGTCAGGATCGCGTTTCTGCCCGATCGACCTGACTTCGTCTGGACCGGTCCCGACCCTGCGAACTTTATTGATGTTCAAGTCTTCGACAAACTGAAGCAGCTCAAGATCAGCCCGTCGCCCGTTTGCGATGATGCGACATTCATTCGGCGAGTCACCTTGGATCTTCTCGGGATTCCGCCCACGGCCCAGGAAGCTCAACGATTTGTTGACAACACGACAGAGAACAAGCGCGCCGTCCTGATTGATTCACTCCTCGAGCGGCCCGAATTTTCCGACTGGTGGGCTCTCAAGTGGTCCGATCTGCTCAGAATTGAAGAGAAAACGCTCGATCGAAAAGGGGTCGAAAATTTCTATTCGTGGCTGCGGGAGTCCTTCGCAACGCACAAGCCACTCGATCAACTTGTACGCGAGATTGTGGCCGCCCAAGGCAGTACTTACGAGGTTCCCCCCGCCAACTTCTATCGAGCCCTGCGGACCCCGTTTGAACGATCTGAAGCGGTCGGTCAATTATTTTTGGGGGTCCGGCTTCAGTGCTCCAAGTGCCACAATCATCCATTCGACCAGTGGACTCAAGATGATTACTACAGTTGGGGCAGCGTTTTCTCACGCGTGAACTACAAGATTCTGGAGAACCGCCGTCGAGATTCCAACGATCAGCATGAGTTTGACGGCGAGCAGATCGTGTATCTGAGCGAAAAGGGGGAAGCCAAAGATCCCCGCACCAACCGGTCACGCGATGCAAAATTTCTCGGCAGCCGGGAACAGTTGCCAGCCGCCGACCATCCACTGCTTCACCTGTCCCAATGGCTGACCGACCAGCAGCACGAACGCTTCGTGCAAATGCTGGCGAATCGGACCTGGCAGCAGGTGATGGGCCGCGGGATCGTGGACCCGATCGATGATTTTCGGGCGACAAACCCGCCGTCAAACCCGGCGTTGCTCAAGGCAATCTCGGAATACCTGGTGTCTGGCAAGACGCCTGGCTCCGAATCGAATCCAGGCGGAGCGATACCGTCGTCCGATCTCACTGCTCAAATCCCGGCATTCGATTTACGGCGTCTGTTGCGAGCGATCCTGAACTCCAGAACTTACCAGCTCTCATCCACCATCAACGAGACCAATCGAGACGATGAATCGAACTTCAGCCGTGCCTACGTCCATCGCTACTCTGCAGAACAGCTACTCGACGCGACGAGCCTGATGCTGCAGGTTCCACTGGAATTTTCGGGCTATCCACCAGGTCGACGGGCGGGACAAATCCCAGGGATCAACGCGATGAAGACCAGAGAGAACGGGCTGACGGAAGCGGATCGATTTCTCCGGCTGTTTGGTCGACCACCTCGCCTGCAATCCTGTGACTGTGAACGATCAGACGAATCCACACTGGGGCAGACATTCCAGCTCGTGAGCGGTTCACTCGTGAATCGAATGCTGACCGCCAAATCGAACCGCCTCAGCAACCTGAGCGGAGAGAACAACCGCCCCGAGCAGGTGATCACCGAACTCTACTGGAGCGCACTCACAAGGCCGCCGACAGAGGAAGAACTGGCCGGCATCACGCAGTTTCTAAACCAGTCCGAGAACAAGCGTACTGCACTGGAAGACATCGTCTGGGGACTTTTGAACTCGCACGAATTCCTGCTGCGGCGATAG
- a CDS encoding peptidyl-alpha-hydroxyglycine alpha-amidating lyase family protein: MTAPPIVVAFLFCIGIAGFAVADDQEPGKLPFALVPQRKFLQIPKGQPVAQCSAVAVNSKGELFLFHRGPRPVLCFDPEGKFLRGWGDDVIKIAHGLRIDSDDNVWITDVGSSRVYKFDSQGNPLLVLGTGVAGAGHNQFNEPTDIAFGPDGEVYISDGYGNSRVMKFNQKGEFISTWGTAGKDQGQFRLPHSIVVDKEQRVLVGDRENNRIQVFDTDGQWLATWKGFAPYGMAFDPEGRLFVADGRACQVLLLDDQGKVVRRWGREGKSTGQFQMPHMLTFDASGNLYVAEINGKRLQKFIRNTAVK, from the coding sequence ATGACTGCTCCTCCGATTGTCGTCGCATTCCTGTTCTGCATCGGGATTGCAGGATTCGCTGTCGCTGACGATCAGGAACCGGGAAAACTCCCGTTTGCACTCGTCCCTCAGCGAAAATTTCTCCAGATCCCCAAAGGACAGCCTGTCGCGCAATGTTCTGCCGTTGCCGTCAATTCCAAAGGAGAACTGTTCCTGTTCCATCGCGGACCGAGACCTGTTCTTTGCTTCGACCCGGAAGGGAAGTTTTTGCGAGGTTGGGGCGATGATGTGATTAAGATCGCTCACGGACTTCGCATCGATTCCGACGACAATGTCTGGATCACGGATGTCGGTTCAAGTCGGGTTTATAAATTCGACTCCCAGGGAAACCCATTGCTGGTCCTGGGAACAGGAGTCGCCGGGGCGGGGCACAATCAGTTTAACGAGCCGACCGATATTGCGTTCGGTCCCGACGGTGAGGTCTACATTTCTGATGGTTACGGCAACAGTCGGGTGATGAAGTTTAATCAGAAGGGAGAGTTCATCTCGACCTGGGGAACGGCGGGAAAGGACCAGGGCCAGTTCCGGTTGCCTCATTCGATCGTGGTTGACAAAGAACAGCGTGTACTCGTCGGGGACCGAGAGAACAATCGGATTCAGGTTTTTGATACCGACGGCCAGTGGCTCGCCACCTGGAAAGGGTTCGCACCGTACGGAATGGCATTCGATCCCGAAGGTCGATTATTCGTTGCTGATGGACGGGCCTGTCAGGTGCTGCTGCTGGACGACCAGGGGAAAGTGGTCCGACGCTGGGGCCGCGAAGGAAAAAGCACGGGCCAGTTCCAGATGCCTCATATGCTGACATTCGATGCGTCAGGGAATCTTTACGTGGCGGAAATTAACGGCAAGCGTTTGCAGAAGTTCATTCGCAATACAGCAGTGAAATGA
- a CDS encoding O-acetylhomoserine aminocarboxypropyltransferase/cysteine synthase family protein, with the protein MTDNFQPATQCIHAGQVPDPATNSRAVPIYQTTSYTFNDTDHAASLFALQAFGNIYTRIMNPTCDVLEKRLAALEGGAGGLAVASGQAAESLAILNITQAGQNIVSATSLYGGTYNLFHYTFPKFGIKTKFVQQSDPENFRKAIDDKTRCVYLETIGNPRVDVPDFEAISKIAHDAGIPLIVDNTLASPILCQPFKWGADVVVHSCTKFIGGHGTSIGGIIIEKGGFPWGNGKFPEMTEPDPSYHGMKFFETFGPMNLAYLIKTRTQLLRDLGPAMSPFNAFQLLQGLETLHLRMPRHSENALAVAQFLQSHPKVSWVNYTGLEDHPSYSLGKKYLPNGCGAILGFGIKGATPTQQKENGIKVINRVKLFSHLANVGDSKSLIIHPHSTTHQQLTLEEQLASGVTPDFLRLSVGTEDVQDIIADLKQALEGV; encoded by the coding sequence ATGACAGACAATTTTCAACCCGCCACGCAATGCATTCATGCCGGCCAGGTGCCCGATCCGGCCACGAATTCGCGCGCTGTCCCCATCTATCAGACAACGTCATACACGTTCAATGACACTGATCACGCCGCCAGTCTGTTCGCCCTGCAGGCCTTCGGAAACATCTACACCCGGATCATGAATCCGACTTGCGATGTTCTCGAGAAGCGTCTCGCTGCTCTGGAAGGAGGGGCCGGTGGACTTGCCGTTGCTTCCGGACAGGCCGCCGAATCGCTCGCGATCCTGAATATCACGCAGGCCGGACAGAACATCGTCTCGGCGACCAGTCTCTACGGTGGAACGTACAACCTGTTCCATTACACGTTCCCGAAGTTTGGCATCAAGACGAAGTTCGTCCAGCAGTCTGATCCCGAGAATTTCCGCAAGGCGATCGACGACAAGACGCGCTGCGTGTATCTCGAAACGATCGGTAATCCTCGCGTTGACGTACCTGATTTCGAAGCGATTTCCAAGATCGCTCACGATGCCGGAATTCCTTTGATCGTTGATAACACGCTGGCCTCTCCGATCCTGTGCCAGCCGTTCAAATGGGGTGCCGACGTCGTCGTTCATTCCTGTACGAAATTCATCGGAGGACATGGGACCTCGATTGGCGGAATCATCATCGAGAAGGGGGGATTCCCCTGGGGGAACGGGAAGTTCCCGGAGATGACCGAACCGGACCCCAGCTATCACGGCATGAAATTCTTCGAAACGTTCGGTCCGATGAACCTGGCCTACCTCATCAAGACCCGGACGCAGCTCTTGCGGGACCTCGGTCCGGCGATGAGTCCCTTCAATGCGTTCCAGTTGCTTCAGGGACTGGAAACGCTGCACCTGAGAATGCCTCGCCACAGTGAAAATGCCCTCGCTGTTGCTCAGTTCCTGCAGTCTCATCCCAAGGTGAGCTGGGTGAACTATACGGGACTGGAAGATCATCCTTCCTATTCACTGGGGAAGAAGTACCTCCCCAACGGCTGCGGAGCGATCCTGGGATTTGGAATCAAGGGGGCCACGCCGACTCAGCAGAAAGAGAATGGCATCAAGGTCATCAACCGCGTGAAGTTGTTCAGCCATCTGGCTAACGTCGGTGACAGCAAGTCGCTGATCATTCATCCTCACAGCACGACGCACCAGCAACTGACGCTCGAAGAGCAACTGGCGTCCGGGGTGACACCTGACTTCCTGCGACTGTCGGTCGGAACGGAAGATGTCCAGGACATCATTG